The Gossypium hirsutum isolate 1008001.06 chromosome A03, Gossypium_hirsutum_v2.1, whole genome shotgun sequence genome contains the following window.
gggagactactcaacccaccaaccactacactccatcCGTaacagccatacactccatgtggggatagctcaacccacccagcccaacactccacagttgcagcattgctgctcagttaaccgtaaattgaggcaaagcctccaatacatggacaagccactttcagtacttcctccgtcaatatcccaatcccatgcatcagataataacgacatggcatgcaataaataacaacagtcaaacatgcatttaagtcaatttaaccctaggggtatttcgataatttatctcctaggggtaaaactgtaaattttccacttttaaaggtatttcagtaatttatctattttagggtttttcatgcatattcctacctttcacgtactaacagaatcactaccgagggttcttaccgaattgggcccgttggcccatcattccaattttggcccattaagcccaaaaataacgagggcacagaaatcatgcactttgtagtccaaattttgcagcttaccaaaaacattaactgatttacctcacgagcattcgcacactcgcaaatctacaaaataccggttttcggcatttaggattttcgacttttgccgatctagactaagaaagagggtgttagttacacaccggtttgcgacgatatgctgacgagatccacacacgaaccgcctacaattggattactaacacgttaatctaactattcaaatacaaactacgtattaaccccttacaatattcggccaaccacacctacagatcatagtaagcttataagaaatcaataagcaactaattaacaaatttttgtcaatgtttaccacataatcataatttcactgcaagctatcttcctgagcaacagtcactaaatcatttataactggagctacaaaactccaaatcaagtgctgttaattttccctgaaaatagactcatatatcttatatccataaaattttcagaatttttggtttggccaatcaataccatatttttctcaaagtttcgcatgtttcattgtttgactaatctgaccactcttcattacgaatcaaatttctcattgtacagaattcaaaatatgttcttatttattccatttgaaactagactcatcaagctttaattacataatttatgcagcttctaactcatctctcacaatttatggtgattttccaaagccacgttactgctgctgtcccaagcagatttattaccaaatcactctttcacacataacttgcatgtatgtttttttttaaacatgtatatcaccaatcaatcatcacatatctatgattttacttaagtataatcttcatttcatcattttaaagcacaacatattagctgatttttccccttagcatctaagcacatgcatgctcatttgtttggctcaacttcacatatcttccatttttcatcaaaagaacatgaaacaacaaccatttccttcattttaattcatgaccaaatgctcacaacacaaccaaaaaccaaaatatgcttcaagagttaaggtagaatcaagaagaactcatgaacatcaagatagaagcaagctaccatgaacttaccttcaattttcttccccaagtgaccgaacattcaagagctttctcctctcctttctcttctctaactttaggctatgatgaacaaagatggacaaaactttgttcttttcacccctttttcttttaataaaatttcatatttcattcatttaattctttaatacaaaagacatgaaattccaatcatgaaacatttacctaacccattatcatggaacatttacctaacccattatcaagaaacatttacctaacccattatcatggaacatttacctaacccattatcaatttgtatcaatttgtaccataaattatggatatcaagtgcacattttgtctacaacatcatgatggctggccacttcatgtaaaatgggaggtttgtcatacaaatcctcctatttatttggccacttcaatttagcctatagcattttcaaacattttcacataggtcctatttcataatttcactcacaaatgacaaaattaaagcatgaaattttgccaacattcacagaattcccgaaaattggggcgttacaaatataacaattaataattaaatttggattatagaaatgcAAACCGTAATTTCTAAGCTAACCCTCGTtgactttgtcttttcctttcttagccAAGGTTTTCCAGAACAACGTTAGCTAcgggaattaaaacaattttcataatcattaatacaatactaatttacatttaatatttaaatttcttattcaatttttattcaatttctactttaatttcaattttaatcttaactaaattcacttacttttctatctcaattcataccttgtttctactcaattttcaaccaaacttagacataactatctaaatttcatcataaaactctaatttcaaaattcttacaatttagtccctactatgcAAAACTAAtaacttcttttacaatttaatcctttaatcaattctaactaaaaattctatcaattaaacccccaattcatcattttgttcaacatgaactatatttgaaaacctatgaactttcaaaatattaacttaatttcatcaaaaccttgttttaaaacttcaaaaacatcaaaattaaaagaaaaggacttaattgacttacctatttaagTTCCAAGATTTAAAATCCCTATTTCTccctattattttcttttcttctttcccttCTCTGTTTTCCAATGATTCTGTTCCTTTATGCtttgttttgtttcattttattttacttttgttcattattttgttatattaacttaataaatattattatttctttaataataagtaaataaataagtatattacAATTGTATGTATATGATTTATTGCACTTGTAGTTTACTATCACCTTACATTTgtcaacttattaatttattcattaatataataatgtaatatcaattaattaaataataataaatataataaatatctatttaatacacaaatacatatattacaattGTTCATATATACATTGTTACATTTGTATATTATCATCACCATACActtgtcaaaattttaatttatttatcctATAAAAATCTTATGAAATAATTattctaaattaatttaatataatttattactaatatatatattatacttaaaatctaagtaaaaatcttagatttttacttcatatgccgcctcaacttatgctaaatggcatatttgtcattttggtcctttttactttctattaatctataattcaacttttaccccttattcaatttagtcattttttctaattacccttaatttaagctaaattcacctaattaaactctaattaaccactcaattaacttcttaaatatttttaataaatatttacgaatttgtTTTCCAAAAATAGAGACCTGAAAATACACTTTTCCAATAACCGTAAAATTCAGGTCGTTACATATTGAGTActgttttaggcacaatgtgccgtaatGGTGTGTTTGATTGGAATCTGTGTATCTGCCAAggtccgggtttgttaatagggtgaataattgaaatgaaaaaactaaataaatttgattgatcgtactatgaaaaatatgagaaagaaattatgagttgaattgtgaattgaattgagacatgagatttgaagcatgaacttaaggttcatgaatttgttaaaatatcgaaataagaagtgaaaatagaatgaattggaaataatggaatagtgtatgagttaattgaatataatcatataaattaattataattatttttattgaaaaatgttggtttaaataattattgaaagactAATGTTGTAAGGTTTTAGATATGAAATAGAATAAGTTATTGTATTGAgatatagaaatgaaatatatgaaataatgattttatgaaatgctTATTGATGAAATCcatgaaatgaatattgatatagtaagaagatataaaaattaaaatgaagaaaaactaTTTAAGATACATATTACtatgaaaatttaaagttttaaatgcATGAATAATTTATTGAAAGTAAAATAGTGGTAAGATTAATTGTgcatatttattgtttttactttaagtatttgaattatagtaataccactgggtGTATAGTcaacgtacggtttgtttccgtgcataGATTAGGTACAAAATTttgaagagttgaatttgagattaCGAGccttcatctcatcacatcttcgAGCAACAGGAGGGtacgttttaaaattttgaatagaatggcatgtacttaggataaatcaagtatgttccAAGTAgtagtaaggactaaattataaattatttaaatttattatttgtccATTTTTATGTTCTAATATATTAGTGACTAGCCAAGAattactttggcaccaaatgtaatatacCTATATTAGGTTCCTTGAGTCGAACATGGTATAGGGGATTTACAATGCTTTTCGAATTGACCATCTTGATCCAACTTGATTACTTATCAATTTTGAGCCCAAGGTCACAAGCAGCCTATTTGGACATGAACAAATTTGACACACTTGTGTCAACAAGTGCATTCAAACTTCTATCCGCCATAgtgatgtccacaaacatcagCCCACGACTCGTCTTGTCTTCGGCACCTCCTAATATCAAATAAAGATTTTTGGTCGCCTTGTCTACCTCATCATTCCCTTCCATTGCAAAAAGTGAGGCCTTCTTTTGGTAGTCCTTGATTATATGCGGACTATCACAATGGAAGCAACTTAAAGGCCCTCTCTTTGTCCTATCTCATGGCTTTTGAGCCTTACCATCGCCATTCTTTGCAGGCTTATCTTTGTCTCCCCCACCATTTCCCTTTAGTTTGAATTTGACTTGGAAGACTCAAGCTTGTGTTTCTTTGCACCAAGCTCAACAAAAGATTTTGCTACAAACGTGGCCTTAGAAAGTTCTTGAGCTCATAGACATTGCAACTCTTACTTCGCCCATAACTTCAATCTATCCATAAAGGAAAAGAACGTCTCTTTCTCGCTCATATCCAAGATATGAAGCATGAGTTCACTGAACTCCTACACATACTCCCTCACTGTACCTTATTTCGTAAGTCAGCGCAACTTTGCCCAAGCCTCGTCCTTGCCCAAGTCTCAATTTTGATCCCACCATGTCCCACACCTTTGAACCTACACTGCCATTATAACAAAGCAACGTCAGTAAAATACATATCAGCAATATTTACCTTAGTGGCATCGTAcatgatgcctttggcacagaAGTATTGCTCCATTCCCCACAGGAAATTGTCCACATCTCTCGTAGAGCTTATCCACTTGAATTCTTTGAGCTTGGGTTCAACAGGTAACCCTCCATTGCCCAAAGCAGCCTTATAGATTGTGAGTTCACCTTTGAGCTCCATAATCTCCTCTTTCAAGGCCATCATCATAACCTCAAGGGCATCATACCTACCGGTCAACTTGTTCTCACGGAACGAAGAGACTCTCACACATAATCCCCGAGTTACTTCTTCATTGATTGCAACCTATAGATGAGTCCCCCCTCAACTTTATCGAGTCTCTCCTTAACGTCCCCTATGGACTCTTTGAGTGTGACTACCATCCTTCCAAAGCTGGCAATATGTCCCTTAAATAACTAGCTTTCCTAGCCCTCCCATGGGTCTCCATTGGTTCACTCTGATCAACAACTTCTTTCGATATCTTTCAATGGTGCCTTCGAACCtcaactctgataccaattgtcaCGGATTgtgagactaaagttctagcccctTGACATTTGCACCACCCTTCATTATCCCCATAATGATTACCTAGCCTATAAAAAGTGATTATAAAAAGTGAATTTTTTGTGCCAACACCgatatgtatttttttcaaatacacttggtattccaaattaaaaaaaaaaagaaaaagaaaatattttaataagttCTGGCACTCTCGTTGCTGGCaccaattcaaatttaaaattttttttaatgctGGCAccaattcaaatttaaacaaaaaaaattaaaattttggttttttggtGTTGGTGTTCTGCTTTCCGACATCGGTgtggtttttgaaaaaaaaattgacatgttCTAGTTGTCAGGACCAATGAAAACAAGAGAGAAAgctaagaaaaaataaaaaaataaaaagtgagGAAGAGAATAAGGCAAGGTGTAAGAACAATATAGACTTGGGAAATATAACAATTAATGATAATAGTAACAAGATTAactaattatcaaataaataagaAACTAACATGGTCAAatgaaaggacaaataaaaaaataaaaagagatagtaaaataattattcttaaaaaaaaaagaaattaggtTGATAAATTTGACTTTTATGGTTTCAATGTACAATATTTTTATTCtctaaaaatagatatatatgagaattaaaagtttaaggaattaaagagtttgaaatgaaattttttattgtaattaaattccattagttaacgcaattaaaccatttaaacgttcaaaaaaaaaatcatggaaAGTTTAAAAAGTTTCCCtacaattaaaccatttaaacattataaaaaaaaaccattaattCATGCAATAAAAAGCTgtatatgataaaaaaaaagctGAATAtggtttttaatataaaaaaatcatttaaaatgtaaaaagctGGATATGGTTTCCATGTAATAAACCATTTAAACGTTATAAAACCATTATGTCCATTAATGGTTTCCATgcaatttaattaattcaaactttttaaaattttcaattgtcATTCCAATAGCttaattaatcgaattaaaagattttgctttaattaaataagCGTACAAGATTTTTCTTCAATACAAGGAATTGaagtgttttaaaaatatatgtactatCTTAATGCAATCTTGCATTAAATAAACGTACAAGATTTTGCACcataattttaaattatctttcattaattaatttttgtgatAATTAATCATGCAATTTAATTCATGCACCACAATTactgttaattttaaaaaacgattaattgttgttattattttattgtaattattcGTGCAATTTAATTGATGCACCACAATTACTATTATCATTTTATTGTAATTACTCGTGCAATTTAATTGGTGCATCACaattattgttaattttaaaaaccaGTCCATGCCTATTATCATTTTGTTGTAATTACCCATACAATTTAATTGATGCACCACAATTATTGTTATCATTTTATTGTAattactcatgcaatttaatcaatACACCACAATTTAATCAAGAGACTTCATCTTCAATTCCTTAGCTTCCTCTTTCCCTCTCTTCTTTTTACTGGTCTTAACAATTAAAGCATgctgaccaaaaaaaaaaaaaattcaaaaaccatATCGGCACTGGCAAAGAGAACGCGGACAtcaataaagtaaaaaaataagtttttttttaaatttgaaccaATGCTGGCAACGAGAACGCCTACAcctattaaactttttttttcttttttttttcaatcctggaatactcatattttttaagtgtatttgaaaaaaattacatattgatGTTGGCGACACTACaagaaaatagggctttagcggcatttttagcggcgttttatcaaaaaatgccgcaaaaattgtaaaacacagagcaatagcggcgttttaccaaaagcgccgctaaaaatggAGCAATAGCGGTGTTCTagtaaaaaccagagcattagcggcgcttttggtaaaacgccgctaaaaaccagagcattagcggcgcttttggtaaaacgtcGCAAAAAACCAGAGCATTGGCGGCGCTGTTggtaaaacgctgctaaaaaccagagcactagcggcgctttttggtaaaacgccgctaaaaaccagatcattagcggcgcttttggtaaaacgccgctaaaagtcatataacccctaaaccccaaaaaactcataaacactaatctataacctctaagacaataattattaaaaattatggttatacaatatattaaatattttcttatataatcgtaaaagaggtagtattgagtttaaaatattaaattaattatcattatagtttaaggtttatggtttaagatacatgatttagggtttaaggtttaggagttaaTTGTGGTTTAAGatatatgatttagggtttaaggtttaaggtttaggagttaactagtatttgaaggtttatgatgaattatgggtttagggattataatttagggtttaggggtcaGTGTTGGAGTTTAAGGTGTAAGGGTttggggttaagggttaagggtttagggtttatgggaCAGGGGTTAAGAGgcttagggtttagattaattagtattttttaatttatatattaaacgatttcttatgtaattgtaaaagagataatattaatttgagtATATTAaacttatgattatagtttaaattatttaagagataatagataaactttatatatattaaatggtttaagatttaatctaaaaatattttgatatattaaaaataattcaattcaaattaattcctctacacttaatttatttaagtgaaatttaaacttaaaatttagtccttatattttaatttgattagttttgGTCCCTCTATTTTTCAAATCGATCAATTTTATCTTTtgtgcttttcaaaatttaaaattttagtcatgatCACTCAAATGATAGcaattatatatgtttggttaaattctgctattagtcttgGTATTGTGTGTAAAGTTGTAGGTTGAGTTCATGTTATCCAATTAGATCATTTttggtccctatacttttcaaattttcaaattttaattttgacataaatGACAACCGTTAAATCCGTAACTGGctttttgtgagtaatatgtttgttacattagattttagaaataacaaaacttaatgaatttaatagctaccatttaattaatactacaatttcaaaatttcaaaattacaatgactaaaaataacaaaattaaagtaaaatgactaaatccacaacttacatataattcaatgactaatagaaaaataataataattaaaaaaatttaacttgtttatgtttaaaaaattaataaatatcaaatgaaaataacatgtatatatttataaaaaaaattaaaacaatatcattaggtttaagtaaatttatgttaagtatttataaatatgatgtgttttaagtaaaatttaattggAGATAAAACAAAATAGTTTAACTTAAACGGTATAGTTTTAATTAGAGATTTAGGAGATTAACGGGGtcttttaaaaaaacgccgcaaaaaaaaaacataattgtttAACTTAAACTTCCTTtctgaaatgttttctttttctcattgCCGACACTAAAGCCCCtaatttttgcccctaaaatcAGTATCCTCAAAACACCCCCAATCTCACCCCTTCGTTGCCCTTTTCAATAAAGAAATTATCCAACAGCAGTGTCTCCAAGCTCTTATCGAAGGTGCCCACGATTACTCTGGCTCCGCTGTACTTGGATGAGGCGATGGGTATTACACGGGTGAAGAAGATAAAGGGAAAAGGAAGCTGAAAACTTTGTCTGCAGTTGCGGAGTAATTCCTTGTGGAAAGAAGGAATTTCTTGCAGAACTTCATCCAATATTCTATGCACAGTAAGTTAGGTTTTATAtgtttgttgtttttattaattagCACTAGCAATCAATGGATTTTTTGTTCTTTAGCGTTGTTGTTGTTGCCATGACAGTTTGATACTTCGTTTCCACTCCCACTCCCACTCCCACTCCCACTCCCACATACTCATTTTGATGAAAGATTGACGAACCCACCCGCAAATTAGTTATTCTCGTGCTCTCTGTTTTCTCTTAGGTTTTTTTGTTGATGTTAATTTGTTCAAGGCAAACAAGGAACGAGCAGCTGGAATTGCAAAAAGCAACAATGATATAGTAGGACATGTAAATAATGGAAGTAGCACATCCACAATAGATGGTTTAGCCAATGAAGATGCAAATCTAATGATCAAAATGAAGTTTCTTACATATAAGGTATACTTTATGAATCTCTTCACTCGATGAGCTTCCCTTTAATTATTAAAGGGATAGGGGGTTATGATTTGGCCTTCTGCTATATTATTTGTGTGAGAGATGAATTGCCAGGGGATGAACATTTGTTTCAAGAAAGTTTCTTTTATTACTTGGTTTTAATTTTACAGTTCTCCCAATTAGTAATTTTCATGTGATATTCCTTGAGAGTCTGATTTTCATTCTGCTTTGCCCTTACCAGTTGAGAACATTTCTGATCCGCAATGGGTTGTCGATTCTTTTCAAGGATGGTCCAGCTGCTTACAGGGCTTACTATCTTAGGTAAGGTTTGAAAGGAAAGTTAAATAGTGTGATGCTATACTATTTAGTGAAAGTAAGTAGCAAAAAATTGGGGGGAGTTGTATAATGGTACGTAGGAGGCATTGGTTCTTGATTTTAGATGGTAATCATGCTCAGATGTTGAGGCATCTCTCTCTCACAGTCTCATTCTCCCATGTTAAGCATTAACTTTCTGGCCTCCTCTCTAATTTCTAACATGTTATGAACTGTTCGTTCTTTCTGGtgatatacatacacatataagCTACAAAGTTTTTCCTCTCATGATGTTTTCATTTTTGAATCCTCAAGTAAATCCATAAAATCTGTGTAGTGGATTTCAGTTAAGCtcatttatggaaaatttatccCTTTCTGGTATTTAGGCAAATGAAGATTTGGGGCACTTTAGTAGGAAAGCAGAGAGAACTCAGCAAGATCCTCAAGTAAATAATGTTGTCTTTTTAAAGTCATTCTTTGTTTTGTCtttgttcaatttcttttttttttcagtttgacGTCATTTGGTGGAGCGCGTTTGATTTACCTTTTAAGCCGCTACATAAAAGATTCATTAACCCATACAAAACCTGACTCGTTTCTCCTCTTCCTCTGAACGCCGGCCTCTCAAACTCCAACCAAGAAAGCACCAAACATTTATTTGGTAAACTTTTTATTCATTTGTTAAGACTTCTGCTTGCTTTTGTTATCTGGGTTTCTACGGTTCAATAATATATGTAAGATTTTCtgattttcataaattttttgggtttttcctTGTATTTTAGCAGAAAGTTTAAGGTGGTGAACTTGAGCTTGTTTATGCTGTTATCTTTCTGTTTGTGATGgcattttataatttcatatccAATTTTTATAAAGCAAGTTTGAGATGATGGTACGCCTGGGTTTCTTGACATTTTTTCCCGTTGCTGGACATCCAGTTGTGAAGGCTCACTTCTGGCATCTAGATCTGCGGATTGCACCATAAAATTGTGGGATGTAACAACAAGCACAAAGGTCCCAAGGAATGAAGAAAAGTAGGTTTCACAAGTGAAGCAATTTGGTtgtatgatataatatataatgtcTCATATGGTATGGAATCATCtggtaatttttattaatatggtAAAATAGGTGAATCAACAGGAGTGGGACGAATCCAAACAGGCTGAGATCATTGAAAACCCTAGC
Protein-coding sequences here:
- the LOC107936263 gene encoding tRNA ligase 1 isoform X2, with protein sequence MHSFFVDVNLFKANKERAAGIAKSNNDIVGHVNNGSSTSTIDGLANEDANLMIKMKFLTYKLRTFLIRNGLSILFKDGPAAYRAYYLRDVFSSIQSETIMQKSCRAFSSGDG
- the LOC107936263 gene encoding uncharacterized protein isoform X1, with the protein product MHSFFVDVNLFKANKERAAGIAKSNNDIVGHVNNGSSTSTIDGLANEDANLMIKMKFLTYKLRTFLIRNGLSILFKDGPAAYRAYYLRDVFSSIQSETIMQKSCRAFSSGDEVSITISKGSGKMQFGYGHVRRREKAEEALSAQMKLTAIWEIRARQKGWREKVANSNAFP